From the genome of Pseudoliparis swirei isolate HS2019 ecotype Mariana Trench chromosome 10, NWPU_hadal_v1, whole genome shotgun sequence, one region includes:
- the gys2 gene encoding glycogen [starch] synthase, liver, whose protein sequence is MLTGSEDVSVERASGRNRENVEHSEVIGLSAVFSASTSSLMQCRLGGIYTVIQTKAKITVDEWGENYDMMGPYSQHNFKTQVEECEPPHPAIRKAMDALINNGCQVHFGRWLIEGSPFVILVDLGSAAWNLDRWKGDLWEACKIGLPHYDQEANDSLTLGALIAWFFKELTDELGDKPNIIGHFHEWQAGLGVILSRSRKIPMATIFTTHATLLGRYLCAGNADFYNNLDKTEGFRSVILMDV, encoded by the exons ATGTTGACGGGCAGCGAAGACGTCAGCGTCGAGCGAGCAAGTGGCAGAAACAGGGAGAACGTGGAACA TTCAGAGGTTATTGGCCTTTCTGCCGTTTTCTCTGCTTCCACCAGCTCTCTGATGCAGTGTCGAC TTGGAGGAATCTACACAGTGATCCAGACCAAAGCCAAGATCACGGTGGACGAATGGGGGGAGAACTACGACATGATGGGGCCCTACTCCCAACACAACTTTAAGACCCAGGTGGAGGAATGCGAGCCGCCGCACCCCGCCATCAGGAAGGCCATGGACGCTCTCATCAACAATGGCTGCCAG GTTCATTTCGGCCGCTGGCTGATCGAGGGCAGCCCCTTTGTGATCCTGGTTGACCTCGGCTCTGCAGCCTGGAACCTGGACCGCTGGAAGGGGGACCTGTGGGAGGCCTGCAAGATAGGCCTGCCCCACTACGACCAAGAGGCCAACGACTCTCTCACCCTGGGCGCCCTGATCGCCTGGTTCTTCAAAGAG TTAACAGACGAGCTGGGCGATAAACCCAATATCATCGGTCACTTCCATGAGTGGCAGGCGGGTCTAGGTGTCATCCTCTCTCGCTCCCGCAAGATCCCCATGGCAACGATCTTTACGACCCACGCCACCCTGCTGGGACGATATCTCTGTGCCGGAAATGCCGACTTTTACAACAACCTGGACAAG ACGGAGGGTTTCCGATCTGTAATCCTGATGGATGTGTGA
- the kiss2 gene encoding LOW QUALITY PROTEIN: kisspeptin 2 (The sequence of the model RefSeq protein was modified relative to this genomic sequence to represent the inferred CDS: inserted 1 base in 1 codon) has product MRLAALVVVCGLIAGQDGATLHRFESAQRTRATGSVLSALTRRTTGEFLAEEAAPCLSLRENEEQRQLLCNDRRSKFNFNPFGLRFGKRYTHRRAXARTHQLPPLSLRPPSLFSR; this is encoded by the exons ATGAGACTGGCGGCGCTGGTCGTGGTGTGCGGGCTGATCGCCGGGCAGGACGGAGCCACTCTGCACCGGTTCGAGTCGGCACAGAGGACGCGTGCAACAG GATCCGTCCTCTCCGCCCTCACCAGGAGAACCACCGGAGAGTTCCTGGCGGAGGAGGCCGCCCCGTGTTTGTCCCTGAGGGAGAACGAGGAGCAGCGGCAGCTCCTGTGCAACGACCGCAGGAGCAAATTCAACTTCAACCCGTTCGGCCTCCGCTTCGGAAAACGCTACACGCACAGGAGGG GAGCCCGGACCCATCAActgccccccctctcccttcgccccccctctctcttctcacggTGA
- the spx gene encoding spexin prohormone 1, with the protein MKGLRAFTITYVLTLLLLASFISQSWSAPKGSFQRRNWTPQAMLYLKGTQGRRFISEDRKEGDVYDTLHLETRSQNTEKLSVDQAATVLLHFLQQAREGADENPDDVYFQDLPVWKREYF; encoded by the exons ATGAAA ggTCTCCGGGCCTTCACGATAACCTACGTCCTCACGCTGTTGCTGCTGGCGTCCTTCATCTCCCAGTCGTGGAGCGCCCCGAAG GGCTCTTTCCAGCGGAGGAACTGGACCCCGCAGGCGATGCTGTACCTCAAGGGCACTC AGGGCCGAAGGTTCATTTCAGAGGACCGAAAAGAAGGAGACGTCTATGACACATTACACCTAG agacccgcagtcagaacacagagaagCTGAGCGTGGACCAGGCCGCCACCGTCCTGCTCCACTTCCTGCAGCAGGCcagagagggag ccGATGAAAACCCAGATGACGTGTATTTCCAGGATCTGCCGGTGTGGAAGAGAGAATACTTCTGA